In Akkermansia muciniphila, one DNA window encodes the following:
- the ispG gene encoding (E)-4-hydroxy-3-methylbut-2-enyl-diphosphate synthase: MQSSYCPSPYRYTRRATREVMVGNVGVGGSNPIRIQSMLTSDTRDTDACVKEALELAEAGCEIIRLTAQTRAYAANLENISRELRAAGCHVPLVADIHFKPDAAMEAAKWVEKIRINPGNFVDKKKFEVREYSDAEYREELDRLREEFTPLVLFCREHGRAMRIGSNHGSLSDRILNRFGDTPEGMVESAIEFAQIARDLDYHSLVFSMKASNVKVMVAAYRLLVERMNALGPDWNYPIHLGVTEAGGGEDGRIKSAVGIGSLLTDGIGDTLRVSLTEDAVREVPVAYRLTNPFQPSERSDDPVSFSEPELSYDPLKFSKRQGGLAMCHGVRLGWEQPVRVAIPDAGFYALQTEREAMGDMMPELSLGQLDAIEVDPRCDADLEPLRELAEPSIVTVKNGLAMEPVYAFRLLAARIEDRHLILLKDTLAPGSVSGEDVPLTAARNIGSLLCDGIGDAVLIQGEPDPRLASFLGFNILQATGTRLTRADYVSCPSCGRTLYNIQEATARIRKATEHLKGVKIAVMGCIVNGPGEMADADFGYVGGAPNKINLYVKHTPVKFNIPQEEAVERLVDLIKEYGRWVDPK; encoded by the coding sequence ATGCAGTCTTCCTATTGTCCGAGTCCTTATCGATACACGCGCCGCGCAACCCGTGAAGTCATGGTGGGGAATGTGGGGGTGGGCGGGTCCAATCCCATCCGGATTCAGTCCATGCTGACGTCCGATACGCGGGATACGGATGCCTGCGTGAAGGAGGCTTTGGAGCTGGCGGAGGCTGGGTGCGAGATTATCCGCCTGACCGCGCAGACCAGGGCATATGCCGCCAATTTGGAGAATATTTCCCGGGAATTGCGCGCTGCCGGCTGCCATGTGCCTCTGGTGGCCGATATTCATTTTAAGCCGGATGCCGCGATGGAGGCTGCCAAATGGGTGGAGAAGATTCGTATTAATCCGGGCAATTTCGTTGATAAAAAGAAGTTTGAAGTGCGGGAGTATTCCGACGCCGAATACCGCGAAGAGCTGGACCGCCTGAGGGAGGAATTTACGCCCCTGGTCCTGTTTTGCCGGGAGCATGGCCGCGCGATGCGCATCGGTTCCAACCATGGCTCCCTGTCCGACCGCATTCTGAACCGCTTTGGCGATACGCCGGAGGGGATGGTGGAGAGCGCGATTGAGTTTGCCCAGATTGCCCGCGACCTGGATTACCATTCCCTGGTGTTTTCCATGAAGGCTTCCAACGTCAAGGTGATGGTGGCCGCCTACCGGTTGCTGGTGGAGCGCATGAACGCCCTGGGGCCGGATTGGAATTACCCCATTCATCTGGGGGTGACGGAAGCCGGGGGCGGAGAGGACGGACGCATCAAGAGCGCCGTGGGCATCGGCTCCCTGCTGACGGACGGCATTGGGGATACCCTGCGCGTTTCCCTGACGGAGGACGCCGTGCGGGAGGTGCCCGTGGCTTACCGCCTGACCAATCCTTTCCAGCCGTCGGAGCGTTCTGATGACCCGGTTTCCTTCTCTGAACCGGAGTTGAGTTATGACCCCCTGAAGTTTTCCAAAAGGCAGGGGGGGCTGGCGATGTGTCATGGCGTGCGCCTGGGCTGGGAGCAGCCTGTGCGCGTGGCGATCCCCGACGCCGGGTTTTACGCCCTGCAGACGGAACGGGAGGCGATGGGGGACATGATGCCTGAATTATCCCTGGGGCAGCTGGATGCCATTGAGGTGGATCCCCGGTGCGATGCCGATCTGGAGCCGTTGAGGGAACTGGCGGAACCGTCCATTGTCACTGTAAAGAACGGGCTGGCTATGGAGCCTGTATATGCGTTCCGCCTTTTGGCGGCCCGGATTGAGGACAGGCACCTGATCCTGCTGAAAGATACGCTGGCGCCCGGTTCCGTTTCCGGGGAAGACGTGCCGCTGACGGCTGCCCGCAATATCGGCTCCTTGCTGTGCGACGGGATTGGAGACGCCGTGCTGATTCAGGGCGAGCCAGATCCCCGTTTGGCTTCCTTCCTGGGATTCAATATTTTGCAGGCCACGGGAACGAGGCTGACGCGGGCGGATTACGTTTCCTGCCCGTCCTGCGGACGCACTCTGTACAATATCCAGGAGGCGACGGCCCGCATCCGGAAAGCCACGGAACATTTGAAAGGGGTGAAGATTGCCGTGATGGGGTGTATTGTGAATGGCCCCGGAGAAATGGCGGATGCGGATTTCGGGTATGTGGGCGGCGCGCCGAACAAGATCAACCTGTATGTGAAGCACACCCCTGTGAAGTTCAATATTCCCCAGGAGGAAGCTGTGGAACGGCTGGTAGACCTGATTAAGGAGTATGGGCGGTGGGTGGACCCCAAGTGA
- the pssA gene encoding CDP-diacylglycerol--serine O-phosphatidyltransferase, translating into MDKKIFPDEPEIPILPNLFTAGNLVCGFFAILTIFEGINQADSDAVAAFSCYQNATFLIFAACLFDLFDGRIARMRGQDGPFGREFDSLADIVSFGIAPALLVAKAVLFQLSPPEVGWGIGILYLLCAALRLARFNCMAAAPRKEGQSSDFVGLPVPMAAGAVVSTMYLVMYLAGRAPDGAMDLGVFKYVIALAMAGVSILMMSRVIYPSFKHINMRTRGTMYAIVFIVLAVICIFKFPWVMPAVIFSIYLLYGLVRPWVARRWRNRLEARDGE; encoded by the coding sequence ATGGACAAGAAGATTTTTCCGGACGAACCTGAGATTCCCATTTTGCCTAATTTGTTTACGGCAGGGAATCTGGTGTGCGGTTTTTTCGCCATTCTGACGATTTTTGAGGGAATCAACCAGGCGGACAGCGACGCTGTGGCCGCTTTTTCCTGTTATCAGAATGCCACTTTTCTGATCTTCGCGGCGTGTTTGTTTGACTTGTTTGACGGCCGCATTGCCCGCATGCGCGGGCAGGACGGCCCGTTCGGGCGGGAATTCGATTCACTGGCGGATATTGTCTCCTTCGGCATCGCTCCGGCGCTGCTGGTGGCCAAGGCCGTTCTGTTCCAGCTGTCCCCGCCGGAGGTGGGATGGGGCATCGGCATCCTGTACCTGCTGTGCGCCGCGTTGCGCCTGGCGCGGTTTAACTGCATGGCGGCCGCTCCCCGGAAGGAAGGCCAGAGCAGCGATTTTGTGGGGCTGCCCGTTCCGATGGCGGCGGGTGCCGTGGTCTCCACCATGTACCTGGTGATGTATCTGGCAGGCAGGGCGCCGGACGGGGCCATGGACCTGGGCGTCTTCAAGTACGTGATTGCGCTGGCAATGGCGGGAGTCTCCATTCTGATGATGAGCCGGGTGATTTATCCCAGCTTCAAGCATATCAACATGCGCACGCGGGGGACGATGTACGCGATTGTGTTCATCGTGCTGGCGGTCATCTGCATTTTCAAATTCCCGTGGGTGATGCCCGCAGTCATTTTTTCCATTTATCTGCTTTACGGGCTGGTGCGGCCCTGGGTGGCCCGCCGCTGGCGGAACAGGCTGGAAGCCCGTGATGGAGAATAA
- the alaS gene encoding alanine--tRNA ligase has protein sequence MMTATEIRQSFLDFFREKQHTVVPSASLMPQSPGLLFTNAGMNQFVPYFLGVWTPPWTPARATDTQKCIRAGGKHNDLEDVGYDSYHHTFFEMLGNWSFGDYFKKEAIRWAWELVVERWGFPAERLYATVYAPDKSKGDPGEFDREAWDFWAELFRSRGLDPDVHIVHGNVKDNFWMMGETGPCGPCSELHVDLTPEGNTKGSLVNKDSDQCIEIWNLVFIQYNAESDGSMRNLPACHVDTGMGFERACSIMQCTNGFKDFSRKPSNYATDVFRPLFDRLEVLSGRKYADVYPAPGSKKVDAEDGTLQEAIAFRVIADHLRTLSFSIADGILPGNNGRNYVLRRILRRAVRYGRRLGFTQPFLAELVDTLVESFGQVFPELAARAATVKEVLNREEASFNETLDRGLELFDAETASAGKVSGEFAFKLYDTYGFPIDLTALLAEERGLDIDMERFNRLMEEQRERARAARKSEVVRALDLKTDAVTEFTGYDVDECAATVLEVSRQGDSLFIITDKTPFYAEMGGQVSDAGLIEIGGDSYHVMAVQQIGNARAHVVEARPGLDVKPGDRVHLSIDAERRRRIEAHHTATHLLHCALHQVVSPDAAQQGSFVSEDRLRFDFNSSAVSPDQLRLIEEKVNGWVEESLPVHCTERAYADVKGNAAIAQFFGDKYGDVVRVVQVGGCRDGLDGVSMEFCGGTHISNTKNIGLFKIKSEGAIASGVRRIEAMTGDAALEMIRQHVVAKSLEIAKAVEKIKEVNYELADMGLEQVTVPTIEGKPGLTALGASDIRTVNDSLARFDASVEHFKQTALDAEKKLKKARAGQSAAKADALLNEWLSDAPSSLIQVAEGAGELLQELLNGLKKRQYAGAAFLLCVDSSSLLLGAYCGKDAIADGLSAGDMIREVAALAGGKGGGRADQARGSAPQDADPQALAAAARNIING, from the coding sequence ATGATGACCGCCACCGAAATACGCCAAAGCTTTCTGGACTTTTTCCGCGAAAAACAGCACACGGTCGTGCCCTCCGCTTCTTTGATGCCTCAGAGCCCCGGTTTGTTGTTCACAAATGCCGGCATGAATCAGTTTGTTCCGTATTTCCTGGGCGTATGGACTCCCCCGTGGACGCCCGCCCGCGCTACGGATACCCAGAAGTGCATCCGCGCCGGCGGAAAGCACAATGACTTGGAGGATGTGGGGTATGACTCCTACCACCACACGTTTTTTGAAATGCTGGGGAACTGGTCTTTCGGGGATTATTTCAAGAAGGAGGCTATCCGGTGGGCCTGGGAGCTGGTCGTGGAGCGGTGGGGATTTCCGGCGGAACGCCTGTACGCCACCGTGTACGCGCCGGACAAGAGCAAGGGCGACCCCGGAGAGTTTGACCGGGAAGCCTGGGATTTCTGGGCTGAGCTGTTCCGTTCCCGCGGGCTGGACCCGGACGTGCATATCGTGCACGGGAATGTGAAGGATAATTTCTGGATGATGGGGGAAACCGGCCCCTGCGGCCCTTGTTCCGAGCTGCACGTGGACCTGACTCCGGAGGGGAATACGAAGGGAAGCCTGGTAAACAAGGATTCCGACCAGTGCATAGAAATCTGGAATCTGGTGTTTATCCAGTACAATGCGGAGAGCGACGGTTCCATGCGCAACCTCCCGGCGTGCCATGTGGATACCGGCATGGGTTTTGAACGCGCGTGCTCCATCATGCAGTGCACGAACGGATTCAAGGATTTTTCCCGCAAACCTTCCAATTACGCCACGGATGTATTCCGCCCCCTGTTTGACCGCCTGGAAGTTTTGAGCGGGCGGAAGTACGCGGACGTGTATCCGGCGCCCGGTTCCAAGAAGGTGGACGCGGAGGACGGGACCCTTCAGGAGGCGATTGCCTTCCGCGTGATTGCCGATCATCTGCGCACGCTCAGTTTTTCCATTGCGGACGGCATTCTGCCGGGCAACAATGGACGTAATTACGTGTTGCGCCGCATTCTGCGCCGTGCCGTGCGCTATGGGCGCCGCCTGGGCTTTACCCAGCCGTTTTTGGCGGAACTGGTGGATACGCTGGTGGAGTCCTTCGGGCAGGTGTTCCCGGAACTGGCCGCCCGCGCCGCTACCGTGAAGGAGGTGTTGAACCGTGAAGAAGCCAGTTTTAATGAGACGCTGGACCGCGGCCTGGAATTGTTTGACGCGGAAACGGCTTCCGCCGGAAAGGTGAGCGGCGAGTTCGCCTTCAAGCTGTATGATACGTACGGGTTCCCCATTGACCTGACCGCCCTGCTGGCGGAGGAACGAGGCCTGGATATTGATATGGAGAGGTTCAACAGGCTGATGGAGGAACAGCGGGAACGCGCCCGGGCCGCCCGCAAGAGCGAGGTGGTGCGCGCCCTGGATTTGAAGACGGACGCCGTGACGGAGTTTACGGGGTACGATGTGGACGAATGCGCCGCTACGGTGCTGGAAGTAAGCCGCCAGGGGGATTCCCTGTTCATCATCACGGACAAGACTCCGTTTTACGCGGAAATGGGCGGGCAGGTGTCCGATGCCGGGTTGATTGAAATCGGCGGAGACAGCTACCATGTGATGGCCGTCCAGCAGATCGGGAATGCCCGCGCCCATGTGGTGGAGGCGCGCCCCGGGCTGGACGTGAAGCCCGGCGACCGCGTGCATTTGAGCATTGACGCGGAACGCCGCCGCCGCATTGAGGCGCATCACACCGCCACCCATCTTCTTCACTGCGCCCTGCATCAGGTGGTCAGCCCGGATGCGGCCCAGCAGGGGTCTTTTGTCTCGGAAGACCGGCTGCGCTTTGACTTTAACAGCAGCGCCGTTTCTCCGGACCAGCTCCGCCTGATTGAAGAGAAGGTGAACGGCTGGGTTGAGGAGTCTCTTCCCGTGCATTGCACGGAACGCGCTTATGCGGACGTGAAGGGCAATGCCGCGATTGCCCAGTTCTTCGGCGACAAGTACGGGGATGTGGTGCGCGTGGTCCAGGTGGGCGGATGCAGGGATGGGCTGGACGGCGTTTCCATGGAATTCTGCGGCGGAACCCATATTTCCAATACGAAGAATATCGGCCTGTTCAAGATTAAGAGCGAGGGGGCTATCGCTTCCGGCGTGCGCCGCATTGAGGCGATGACGGGGGACGCAGCTCTGGAGATGATACGGCAGCATGTTGTCGCCAAGAGCCTGGAAATCGCCAAGGCGGTGGAGAAGATCAAGGAAGTCAATTACGAGTTGGCGGACATGGGGCTGGAACAGGTGACCGTCCCCACGATTGAAGGCAAGCCGGGGCTGACGGCCCTGGGGGCTTCCGATATCCGGACGGTGAATGATTCCCTGGCGCGTTTCGACGCCTCCGTGGAGCATTTCAAACAGACGGCGCTGGATGCGGAGAAGAAGCTTAAAAAAGCCCGCGCCGGGCAGTCCGCCGCCAAGGCAGACGCCCTGCTGAATGAGTGGCTTTCCGATGCCCCTTCTTCCCTGATCCAGGTGGCGGAGGGCGCCGGGGAATTGCTTCAGGAGCTGCTGAACGGACTGAAAAAGCGCCAGTATGCGGGCGCCGCCTTCCTGCTGTGCGTGGACAGTTCTTCCTTGCTCCTGGGCGCTTATTGTGGCAAAGATGCCATTGCGGACGGTTTGTCCGCCGGAGACATGATCCGCGAGGTGGCCGCTCTTGCCGGAGGCAAGGGAGGCGGCCGTGCGGACCAGGCCCGCGGTTCCGCTCCGCAGGATGCCGATCCACAGGCCCTGGCTGCCGCCGCCCGCAATATTATTAACGGATAA
- a CDS encoding SDR family NAD(P)-dependent oxidoreductase: MRRVFISGGHGGLARAVVECFSAAGWETDAPGHAVLDVGDRPAVRRWFDCHAAYDLAVCAAGITRDRPFLKQTEEEWDEVMNVNVTGAAWCGRCAAAAMMREKRQGQVVMVGSYAALRPAPSQAAYAASKAALAGLVKSLAREWGKEGIRVNLVLPGFMLTEMTAVLRESVKEAALSRHVLNRLNTPEQAAAFILFLQDVLTAASGQVFDLDSRIV; encoded by the coding sequence ATGCGGAGAGTGTTTATCAGCGGCGGTCACGGCGGTTTGGCGCGGGCCGTCGTGGAATGTTTTTCCGCCGCAGGATGGGAGACGGATGCTCCGGGCCATGCCGTACTGGATGTGGGAGACCGTCCCGCCGTACGCCGCTGGTTTGATTGCCATGCCGCGTATGATTTGGCGGTTTGCGCCGCCGGAATTACCAGGGACAGGCCGTTCCTGAAACAGACGGAGGAGGAGTGGGACGAGGTAATGAACGTGAATGTGACGGGAGCCGCCTGGTGCGGCCGGTGCGCCGCCGCCGCCATGATGCGGGAGAAACGGCAGGGGCAGGTGGTGATGGTCGGCTCTTATGCGGCGCTCCGTCCGGCTCCGTCCCAGGCGGCTTATGCCGCTTCCAAGGCTGCTCTGGCAGGCCTGGTGAAGAGCCTGGCGAGAGAATGGGGAAAGGAGGGGATTCGCGTGAATCTGGTGTTGCCGGGGTTCATGCTGACGGAGATGACGGCCGTGCTGAGGGAGAGCGTGAAAGAGGCGGCATTGTCCCGGCATGTGTTGAACCGGTTGAATACGCCGGAGCAGGCTGCGGCGTTTATCCTGTTTTTACAGGATGTTCTTACGGCAGCTTCCGGCCAGGTGTTCGATCTGGACAGCAGAATTGTTTAA
- a CDS encoding efflux RND transporter periplasmic adaptor subunit: MKKLVLLLVLLAAAGTAAWFICRETPSGPEDKAVLYGNVDLRQVDLAFLISERIDSVLADEGDTVVPGQKLATLETVRLRQAVDEARQIAEAARQNYLRVKNGPRAEEIAQARANVQAAEATLNNAGMRSKRLEALAETKSISRQEADDAIASRQVAAANLDVARKQLELLLAGSREEDVAQALAQYNQARASLTIREQNLKDAVLYAPDNGVVRNRILEKGDMASPQKPVYNISLNHTKWVRAYLTESQLGKVKPGFSATVRNDSFPDTSFKGTVGFISSVAEFTPKNVETPDLRTALVYEVRIIVDDPDNRLRLGAPATVTIPLDQNAGTQPPEQPRP; this comes from the coding sequence ATGAAAAAGCTGGTTCTCCTCCTGGTTCTTCTTGCGGCGGCAGGAACGGCCGCCTGGTTCATCTGCCGGGAAACTCCGTCCGGGCCTGAAGACAAAGCCGTTCTTTACGGCAATGTGGACCTGCGCCAGGTGGATCTGGCTTTCCTCATCTCCGAACGTATTGATTCCGTGCTGGCGGACGAAGGAGACACGGTTGTTCCCGGCCAGAAACTCGCCACGCTGGAAACGGTGCGGCTCCGGCAGGCAGTGGATGAAGCCCGGCAGATAGCGGAAGCCGCCCGCCAAAACTACCTGCGCGTTAAAAACGGCCCGCGCGCGGAAGAAATAGCCCAGGCAAGGGCGAACGTGCAGGCCGCGGAAGCTACGCTGAACAACGCCGGAATGCGCAGCAAAAGGCTGGAAGCGCTGGCAGAAACCAAATCCATCTCCCGCCAGGAGGCGGACGACGCCATCGCCTCCCGGCAAGTGGCCGCCGCCAATCTGGATGTAGCCAGAAAACAGCTGGAACTGCTGCTGGCCGGGTCCCGTGAGGAAGACGTCGCCCAGGCTCTGGCCCAGTACAACCAGGCCAGGGCCAGCCTGACCATCAGGGAGCAGAACCTGAAAGACGCCGTGCTCTACGCCCCCGACAATGGCGTGGTGCGCAACCGCATTCTGGAAAAGGGGGACATGGCCTCCCCCCAGAAACCCGTTTACAACATCTCCCTGAACCATACCAAATGGGTGCGGGCCTACCTCACGGAATCCCAGCTCGGCAAAGTAAAGCCAGGCTTTTCCGCCACCGTGCGCAATGACAGCTTCCCGGACACCAGCTTCAAAGGAACGGTGGGGTTTATCTCCTCCGTAGCGGAATTCACTCCTAAAAACGTGGAAACGCCGGACCTCAGAACGGCCCTGGTCTATGAAGTGCGCATCATTGTGGACGATCCGGACAACCGGCTGCGCCTGGGAGCCCCCGCCACCGTCACCATCCCCCTGGATCAGAACGCCGGAACGCAGCCCCCGGAACAGCCCAGGCCATGA
- a CDS encoding YfhO family protein has translation MESASSRPVLTSLASIAFSLAVVFLFLAVRGIWPFGGRFLEYMDNGQLVYPTLKYYASALMSGAFDGAFFYDVNGGAGIRVSPTLPHQLLVPSTWIAVAMGDSFLLKDMVWVMLADVACICVTASWFLRRVFPSLPVCWTVLLTAGYAVGGFFQTKYGFMQFLDHAAMFPLFALGLYRLVNGGRGWLYAAGLFLLATSLYSAFMAVVTGWLFAWAFTLPLKGTRERRVRLARVFWYTAAVTLATCYYWLPMAEMSRDSMRSLFMTPPTFFELSWPFDPPKFLERLYACLPGMSFAALAAVYLAYGKKAFPAPDRGRSLFILLLAASVLPAFVEPIHRAAHLWSYVDFPVRFGFIPNLAVMSFCAWILSGGRLPGPAGRPWGWGWSLGLPIAAFSVSLFVLQMTAADLAARLLPLLFFACAWLCWRHVEGKRLAWSIAAVMMLGLPIGAAAFWKQGEEEKASVQALNAEWLARGMKGYSGLLRVKDRDRLMVENADCLGPVPGIGNFRHTTSIDHFRFLKNLGYRDEFTRTYGQGGTLFSDLLLGHGFVLASRPMVGMECVLSREGMYLYRLPGARWGLVVPQGALGLRLDENADVFSNLNALHAALCPSAEGPLYVPVTMRTEMSGPFYRADIPEYPGAVYGFPQTDTAELRVNGCAVSVMAEAQKTSGGTSRTYNGVLELKRAAVAGETVVEGRMLRVVEPPLLAAAARTPEQDVPVLGKEQDKYGLEAKGRGGHVEVELTAGKGEALMVPLVYDRGWRARRNGMEAPVEKVGELMAVRLLEGQNRVVFDYYPPLLKRSLLVSSGAAVIFLLYAWWARRHSESTLRRIVLACGYRLFQCCAAVVLAAVYIGSIVLFIVQSAL, from the coding sequence ATGGAATCCGCTTCTTCCCGTCCGGTATTGACGTCCCTGGCGTCCATCGCGTTTTCCCTGGCGGTGGTGTTCCTTTTTCTGGCGGTACGGGGGATCTGGCCTTTCGGCGGCCGCTTCCTGGAGTATATGGATAACGGGCAGCTGGTTTATCCTACCTTGAAGTATTATGCCTCCGCCCTGATGTCCGGAGCGTTTGACGGAGCTTTTTTTTATGATGTCAATGGCGGCGCGGGAATCCGGGTGAGCCCTACGCTGCCGCATCAGCTGCTGGTCCCCTCCACCTGGATTGCCGTGGCGATGGGGGATTCCTTCCTGTTGAAGGACATGGTCTGGGTGATGCTGGCGGATGTGGCCTGCATCTGCGTGACGGCTTCCTGGTTCCTGAGACGCGTGTTTCCCTCCCTGCCCGTATGCTGGACCGTGCTGCTGACGGCGGGGTATGCCGTGGGGGGCTTTTTCCAGACCAAGTACGGGTTCATGCAGTTCCTGGACCATGCCGCCATGTTCCCCCTGTTTGCGCTGGGCCTTTACCGTCTGGTGAACGGGGGGAGGGGCTGGCTGTATGCCGCCGGCCTCTTCCTGCTGGCTACCTCCCTGTACAGCGCGTTCATGGCCGTCGTCACCGGCTGGCTGTTCGCGTGGGCCTTTACGCTGCCCCTGAAAGGGACGCGGGAACGCCGCGTGCGCCTGGCCCGCGTGTTCTGGTACACGGCGGCGGTGACGCTGGCCACCTGTTATTACTGGCTGCCGATGGCGGAAATGAGCCGGGATTCCATGCGCTCCCTGTTTATGACGCCGCCCACGTTTTTTGAGTTGTCATGGCCATTTGACCCTCCGAAATTCCTGGAACGCCTTTACGCCTGCCTGCCGGGGATGTCATTCGCCGCTCTGGCGGCGGTTTATCTGGCTTACGGGAAGAAGGCGTTCCCTGCGCCGGACAGAGGGAGAAGCCTGTTTATTCTTCTTCTGGCGGCGTCCGTTTTGCCCGCGTTTGTCGAGCCCATCCACCGCGCCGCCCATTTGTGGAGCTACGTGGATTTTCCCGTCCGGTTCGGTTTTATTCCCAATCTGGCGGTAATGTCGTTCTGCGCCTGGATTTTGTCCGGCGGCAGGCTGCCGGGGCCGGCAGGACGGCCGTGGGGGTGGGGATGGAGCCTGGGGCTTCCCATAGCGGCTTTTTCCGTTTCCCTGTTTGTCCTGCAGATGACGGCTGCGGATCTTGCGGCGCGTCTTCTGCCGTTGCTGTTTTTTGCATGCGCATGGCTGTGCTGGAGGCATGTGGAAGGCAAAAGGCTGGCGTGGTCCATTGCTGCCGTGATGATGCTGGGGCTGCCCATAGGGGCTGCCGCGTTCTGGAAGCAGGGGGAGGAGGAGAAAGCCTCCGTCCAGGCGCTCAATGCGGAATGGCTGGCGCGCGGCATGAAGGGGTATTCAGGCTTGCTGCGCGTGAAGGACAGGGATCGCCTGATGGTGGAAAACGCGGATTGCCTGGGGCCTGTCCCGGGTATTGGCAATTTCCGGCATACGACGAGCATCGATCATTTCCGTTTTCTGAAAAACCTGGGGTACCGGGATGAATTCACGCGCACATACGGCCAGGGAGGCACTCTGTTTTCCGATTTATTGCTGGGCCATGGTTTTGTGCTGGCGTCCCGGCCCATGGTGGGAATGGAGTGCGTGCTTTCCCGGGAAGGCATGTATTTATACAGGCTTCCGGGCGCCCGCTGGGGTCTGGTGGTTCCCCAGGGCGCGCTGGGGCTGCGTCTGGATGAAAACGCTGATGTGTTCAGCAATCTTAATGCCCTGCATGCCGCGCTCTGCCCATCAGCGGAAGGCCCCCTTTACGTACCCGTAACAATGAGGACGGAGATGAGCGGCCCCTTTTACCGGGCGGACATTCCGGAATATCCCGGCGCGGTGTACGGGTTCCCGCAGACGGATACGGCGGAACTCCGCGTCAATGGCTGTGCGGTGTCCGTCATGGCGGAGGCGCAGAAGACATCCGGAGGAACGAGCCGCACCTATAACGGGGTATTGGAGTTGAAGCGTGCGGCCGTTGCCGGGGAAACCGTGGTGGAGGGAAGAATGCTGCGGGTTGTGGAGCCTCCTCTTCTGGCAGCTGCGGCGCGTACGCCGGAGCAGGATGTTCCGGTTCTGGGGAAAGAGCAGGATAAGTACGGGCTGGAGGCGAAAGGAAGAGGTGGCCATGTGGAGGTGGAGCTGACTGCCGGAAAAGGGGAGGCTCTCATGGTTCCGCTCGTGTATGACCGGGGATGGAGGGCCCGGCGGAACGGGATGGAGGCGCCTGTGGAAAAGGTGGGGGAATTGATGGCGGTGCGCCTTCTGGAAGGGCAAAACCGGGTGGTGTTTGATTATTATCCGCCTCTGTTGAAAAGGTCCCTGCTGGTTTCCTCCGGAGCGGCCGTCATCTTCCTGCTGTATGCATGGTGGGCGCGGCGGCATTCGGAATCCACGCTCAGGAGGATTGTCCTGGCCTGCGGATACAGGCTGTTTCAGTGCTGCGCCGCCGTGGTGCTGGCGGCTGTTTATATAGGGTCAATCGTGTTGTTTATCGTGCAGTCCGCGTTGTGA
- the folP gene encoding dihydropteroate synthase yields the protein MNWLVRRNVLDVARGGVLMGIVNVTPDSFSDGGRFYATERAVSHAKELERQGALILDIGGESTRPGAAEVSAEEELGRVLPVVRELRSCTDAVISVDTRHAAVAAAVLEAGADVINDISGLREEGMAELCAEARCGVVAMHMQGQPETMQDAPSYGDVVREVRGYFEERYDFLLARGLEPEQICWDPGIGFGKTAEHNLALLSNMDKLQVAGRPVLLGLSRKRMLGAVLGDAEQGRAPLSTAVMTVWGHLHGAQIHRVHDVAECARALRLIRAAEPFVR from the coding sequence ATGAACTGGCTTGTAAGGAGAAACGTATTGGATGTGGCGCGCGGAGGCGTGTTGATGGGAATTGTGAACGTTACTCCGGATTCCTTTTCCGACGGAGGGCGTTTTTATGCGACGGAACGCGCTGTCTCCCATGCAAAAGAGCTTGAACGGCAGGGGGCCCTGATTCTGGACATAGGGGGGGAGTCCACCAGGCCGGGGGCCGCGGAGGTTTCCGCGGAGGAAGAATTGGGCAGGGTGCTGCCCGTGGTGCGGGAACTCCGTTCGTGCACGGATGCCGTGATTTCCGTGGACACGCGCCATGCCGCCGTAGCGGCGGCTGTGCTGGAAGCGGGTGCGGACGTCATTAATGATATTTCCGGATTGCGGGAGGAGGGGATGGCGGAATTGTGCGCTGAGGCGCGCTGCGGCGTGGTGGCGATGCACATGCAGGGACAGCCTGAAACCATGCAGGACGCCCCTTCTTATGGGGATGTGGTGCGGGAAGTGCGCGGCTATTTTGAGGAACGTTATGATTTTCTGCTGGCGCGGGGCCTGGAACCGGAACAGATTTGCTGGGATCCCGGCATCGGCTTTGGCAAAACGGCGGAACACAATCTGGCCCTGCTGTCCAACATGGACAAGCTTCAGGTGGCAGGCCGCCCGGTGCTGCTGGGCCTTTCCCGCAAGCGCATGCTGGGCGCCGTCCTGGGGGATGCGGAGCAGGGCCGCGCGCCGCTGAGCACCGCCGTGATGACGGTGTGGGGGCATTTGCACGGCGCGCAGATTCACCGTGTCCATGACGTGGCGGAATGCGCCCGCGCTCTCCGGCTGATCCGGGCCGCTGAACCGTTTGTCCGCTGA